In the genome of Lathyrus oleraceus cultivar Zhongwan6 chromosome 4, CAAS_Psat_ZW6_1.0, whole genome shotgun sequence, the window aaccgcccaaaccgcaccgcgaacacccctagtggttggcatgaacgggttgcgatgttgggtgtttggttgttgtgtgtatgtggtcggtaaatgttgtgtggttggttgttgggtttgggtgggttcacattggtgttgggtggtgaattgatgtggggcatacgatgacgaagcaagttggcgtggatccatcaaataccacGACTCAGATACAAATTGCTGAGTTGTTACTGACCTAAACCATGCCATTGATTGTTGAGTGGGTCTTGCaccttggatgactggttcgttcaagatgtgttgtcgtcgattcctccattgatgacacatgtcttttgcaaagtctctccagtcagagtaatcccactgtgcatcgacccttttttgatgccaattccccaaacacgtgggagattctggaatctgttgtagcattcTGAACTGCAGTTTGACCCTGTCACTTTGGTGTATTTCCAccgtagtgaatcggataatcggtgtcttTGCTGTCCAaagtgcagcatcgtcatggttcacatcatgattcagacccagatatggcctccaaacaaactgtaaaacaatacgaaatggttagatggaaaataacttgagaagtatttttaaattaaaatatagttcggtaggattattacattgtcatgtccaatgtggtccaatagatttcgatagactacaatagcgtgtttcagacacctattgtagttcattccccttactgaccacctaagataataaaaataagtgaaaaatattatttactgttaattataataataagtataattaactaaatggtgaatggtaaagtgttagacttacttggttgcaaacgggaacacgaatgggCGCTCATTTATCGAGGCGAGCGACAACATTCTCGAccacccccaagcttgaagcaaataaacacatgaaaaaaagtacaggtattcttttttgcagttctacacattgcactatatagatgagccaacacagctgaaccccaactataagtgtttaccttattaatgttgcgtaataaaggtaaatacattatattcacagaattacctgtactttctggaaacaaaaagttaccaaataaaatcatatataacaccgagcttttattattttctcatactcggttgaattGTCGGACAATAttatactggcataatattgttttaggtattttaaatttataccttgcccccttgccTGACCGaatgtgtctccctcagtttcgtcgtctaacaaaggggcacccaataattcattgcatatattgttgtcttggttaactcgaCCATTCACTAcctttccatctatacggagacccaacaacacgtacacgtcctcaagtgtgacggtacactcaccaatcggaaggtgaaatgtgtgggtcttgggtctccacctctccaacaaagccagaatgaacttgtagtccaccgagtacgaaacaatgtttagtagatttccaaatccacatcctctaatatatggttctattaaaggattgtggggtacatattcatgtacacgacatctaaacAGCTTCGGATTCTAATAAtaaaaaagtaagaaaatacaattagaagaagaaatacatactcaacaaacacacatctataagaagtaatccaaaaatagaaactaaaaagtgagagataacaaaggtataacacaaaaaagatattataagaagtaatccaaaaatagaaactaaaaagagagagataacaaaggtataacacaaaaaagatatctataagaagtaatccaaaaatagaaactaaaacGTGAGAGATAACAAAAGTATAACACAAAAAAGATATCTATaagaagtaatccaaaaatagaaactaaaaagtgagagataacaaaggtataacacaaaaaagatatctataagaaataatccaaaaatagaaactaaaaagtgagagataacaaaggtataacacaaataacataaaaaattaaaagagagagataacatacaaatgccgagatattctcgattgtgcctctgtgttcatcgcccatagtcaacaaagacatgatttgaatttgcaaagcttgagtttggtagatgaaagaagtatggtagaagaatataattgagtattgatgaagatgatttgatattgttgatatgatagactatttatagatgaatgagtgagtatGTTTGCAACCTAAAAAGGgtgtgattggttgcatggaaaGGCAAGAGGAGACAAGATAATGACAAAGCTAGCATGTGAGGAATCTTCTTGGCGCATGTGAAGAAAGCACATGCAAGGGAAGATGAGCCCTTTCtcttggcgcctacatgtgatttctcacatgcaaggaagagACGCTCTTCCTCTTGGTGCCTTAGTGTAGGGCAATTGGAAGGGGCGCCCTTCTTAGTGGCGCCTAAGACTAGTTTGTGTGAAGAGGTGCCTAACCCTTTGGCGCCTcagttactttatggcgcctagggaatggaCGCCTAGGTTGGAATCTTAGGGCACAGAGCTCAGAGATTCTTTGATTCCCTGGCGCATGTGTATTCTTGTCAATCTTTTCTCTGCGTGCTGGATTCCTTCtactgcatgcatggtcaagtttGTACAGATAAtgaccaagttatcaatgcaacgaCCAACTTACCAATGACCAAGCTATTTATGCTGTGCAGATGAAtaacttagcaatgcattcaattccattcaaactatctacatatttaatatttcaacataatatcttccacacaacattacatgatcagtgcacatgtcgaaggtgaaatatttgatcatcagttgttcggtttttgttttcgaaacacagaggtgactcgatttacaataaatcgacgatcaaatttttcacatatgaaacaaagaatagaaaagaaattgcagtgcaataatatgggtcagatcatctataaaaatccggtttggtttgcagaaaaccaggtaaaattttattagaagaagattcgagatgatgatgatgttcaacatatgtttgtcagtcacgaacaatccggttacaacgatatagaattgtatatattaccacatcaacaacaggtgTCTCAGTACATTaatcagtcacaagtgttttgtgagactgatgacgaacaagctgaggtgaatgttccaaacgacgaagaagaggaacctgagatcatggttgatttgatGGTCAACGCtaaagaggaagaggagccaataccaaTACCAGCAAGTTATATATATTGCCCACCCTaacacatgacaaggttaaatttgggttcagatgaaccttcgacagatgtatggtacaatccttacgtgcaaatgcaaggatctctaaaacaaggagacacatttcacacaaaagaggaatgtgtaaaagccattaagaaattccacatgcaactatcagttgatttcagagttgacagaactgacgcatcgaggtataaagtttattatctgaatgagcactgcctttttagtTTGTCAACTTCATACCGGAAGAGGAACGAGTCTTGagagattggatcaatgggtccaaatcacacatgcatgctgacaaacccaatgcaggatcatcgtaaattaagctctcagctaatatgtgatgaaatattgtctatcattggcgataatccgtcgttaaaggtgagtacaataatctcgcatattagggcagagtacgagtacattccatcatataggaagacatggatagctagaacaaaagctgttgaaaaagtgtttggtaattgggaggagtcttacaaacaacttccaaaatacgtgttggctctaaaacaatatgctcccgggacaattgtcaagatggaaacattgcccgcctatacaccagatggtacgtgcgctgttggaaatagaatatttcaccgtctattctgggcgtatcaaccatgtatcatagttttttctttctgtaaaccaattatacaaattgatggtacatggttgtatggaaaatacaaagAAACATTACTGATGacagtggcacaagatgggaacattaatatttttccaatcgcctttgccctagttgaaggggagactacaaagggatggagttttttcctaagaaatctccgattgcacgttgcacctcagtctaacttgtgtttgatctTTGATAGAAACccctcaatcatcagtgcatataataacattgacaatggctggcaaaatcctcATTCGAGGCATGTGTtatgtattagacatattgctcagaatttcatgcgggaaatcaaagataagacattgcgtaagaaggttgtcaatgcaggttacgcattattagaaccttctttcaaacactaccgcgaggaaataagattgtcgaacgaatatgcagtacggtggatcgatagtattctgttggagaagtggactaggcCATACGACAACGGaaggttccaagcctttcgtaccccctgctcccatgtcattgcggcatgctcaaaggttcgaagggatccatcctacttgctatttgaagtttacaaagtcgtcagcctttcaaatgtttataaaattagtttttcggtagtggcaaaagaggattattggccagaatgTCAAGGGGAtatcgtctggcacaacgaagttatgcgaagtAAGAAAAAAGGTCGCCCTAACAACACCCGGATTcaaaccgaaatggatacggcaaacaaaatggttagactatgtagttcatgccgtcaaccaggtcacaatcgtaataattgtcctagtgttggaacgagcacaaccagataaattcagatgcacctctgttgcaatatatgaaaaactaaatttatttcatagtATCTATGTTGCAgtatatgaaaaactaaatttacttcatagtagatgtctgtgacgaaagtaccattacataaacagtaacacaaataattataacaaatacaatacaagaactatgcaattacaaccatcaaaacaattttgacatgtaatgcatcatcctacgagcgtcttggtcagtcttaatatccatccattcgcgcacttctctgtgttggttgaacgtggacacaagccattgtattcttctaatctGTTCACCCTttccaatttctccctctaaccaactgtacaacgtccgattaagacgtttAAACGTATTTGTGTTCCAAAGTCTAACCTGCATCGTTCCTAGTATTGGAACGAACACAACTAGATAAATTCAgatgtacctctgttgcaatatatgaaaaactaaatttatttcatagtacctctgttgcaatatatggaaaactaaatttacttcatagtagacgtctgtgacgaaagtaccattacataaacagtaacacaaataattataataaatacaatacaagaactatgcaattacaaccacaaaaacaattttgaacatgtaatgcatcatcctaccCATTTGCGcattacaaccatcaaaacaattttgaacatgtaagagcgtcttggtcggtcttaatatccacccattcgcgcacttctccgtgttggttgaacgtggacacaagccattgtattcttctaatccgttcaccctctcaaacttctccctctaaccaactgtacaacgtccgattaagacgttcaaacgtatctgtgttccaaaatctaacctgtatcggagccgcaacgacagaaaatattacatcagtatttcgtttctgaatgtatgTAGACATTGTTGAAATAGAGAGAATTGAAATTTATGGTTGAACTAGACAACTTATGGTATTAGGAgatgaatttgagtgaaaattATTGTATGCAAggcgtggtatttatagagacaGAACATCCATTGGACAAAACACGTGGGCGCCTGAGGGATTGATGCCCACATGAGCATTACATGCaggcgccagatgaattggcgcccaCCAAGCAAAACACACTaaggcgccactagcattgacgcctcctcatgaggcctaatgcaggcgccactagcattggcgcctcctcatgaggagcccaatgcatgcgccaatgtTATTGGCGCATCCTCTTACTGGTATGGGGGTgcgtcaattcatctgacgcatcctctaccaaacttgattattttgatatttttttcgaataattggttattttggattattttttttaaataaattggttattttaaaaaaaaaaaatcaaaaaactGAGGAAATACTAACTAATAAAAAAATCCAAATCTTTTTCAATTATAGTAGTGGAAAGGGCACAAGAAGGAAAAGGAGGCTACAATCATGCTTAGAAGAAAATGGATGCTGAGCTAGAATTTTCAATTCCAATCTCATTCATTGTGCTTGATAATTTTTTTATGGGTAATGTTAACTTGTGCCCAAGACACAAGTTAAGAgataaatataataaaaaaatattaaaaattatgtCTTAAATTTAATACAATTTATAATTAATGCATTTATTGTTTTTTCAATATGAATTTTCTACTTATGACTTTTTTAACATGTGTCCTTGGGACATAAATCAgcattattattttttatctCAAATTTTAGTACATTGTTTCTACCGAgtaattaattaaatttttatatatatatattttttctcCCTACGTATCTACTAATCTAATCCTTTCACCGATCCATCCCTATCATAGACTCTTATCCTCTCGTGGAGCATTTCAGCTCTCATAAACTATAGTAAAGAATATATAAAACCAAATTAAGCTTGAATAGAAAGAAACATACAGAAGAGCTAAATAAATCAGCAATGGAACCTAATGTTGAAGTTGAACGGCCACTGAAACTTCACTTTATTCCATTTCTAGCAGCAGGGCATATGATCCCTTTATGCGACATAGCAACTCTGTTTGCATCACGTGGCCAACACGTGACCATCATCACCACTCCCTCCAACGTTCAGTTCCTTACAAAATCCCTCTCCTCCGCCGACCCCTTCTTCCTCCGCCTCCACACCGTCGATTTCCCCTCCCAACAAGTTGGTCTCCCAGACGGCGTCGAATCCATGACCAACACCCCTGACCCTGCCTCCTCCGTCAAAATCTACAGAGGCGCAGTACTCCTCCATGAGCCCATTCAAGATTTCATGGAGAAAGATCCACCTGACTGCATCATCGGCGATTTCATGTTCCCTTGGCTTAATGAGTTAGCCACTAAGCTTCGGATCCCCAACCTCGCCTTTAACGGTTTCTCGCTATTTACCGTCTCCCTAATGGAATCCATCAGAATAAACCACCTACTTCATTCTAACACAGATTCAGAATCAGGATCAGGTTCCTTTGTTGTTCCGAATTTCCCTCATCGTATCACTTTGTCCTCAACACCGCCAAAGGTATTGGCTGGATTCCTGGAAAATATGCTGGAGAAAGAGCTCAAAAGTAATGGACTCATTGTTAACAATTTCGCTGAACTTGACGGTGAAGAGTGTATCCAACACTATGAGAAAATTACTAGTCATAAAGCTTGGCATATTGGTCCAGCTTCTCTTATTCGTAGAACTGTTCAAGAGAAAGCAGATAGAGGACAAGAAAGTGCAGTGAGTGTGCATGAATGTCTGAGTTGGCTCAACTCCAAGGGTGATAACTCAGTGTTGTACATATGCTTCGGAAGCGTCTGCCATTACCCGGCTAAACAACTTTACGAGATCGCGTGTGCGATTGAAGCATCAGGTTACGAATTCATATGGGTTGTACCCGTTAAGAAAGGGAAAGAGGATAATAGTGAAGAGGAGAAAGAAAAGTGGTTGCCGAAGGGATTTGAAGAGAGAAACATTGAGAAGAATAAAGGTTTGATTATTAGGGGTTGGGCTCCACAGGTTATGATTCTGAGCCATCCTGCTGTTGGAGCATTTATGACGCATTGCGGATGGAACTCCGCCGTGGAGGCTGTCGGTGCAGGGGTTCCGATGATAACATGGCCGGTGGCGGGGGAACAATTCTACAATGAAAAACTGATAACTGAAGTGCGAGGGATTGGAGTGAAAGTTGGTGCAACAGAATGGTGTTTGACTGGTTTTGAGGAGAGAGAGAAGTTGGTGACGAGAGATGTCATTGAGAAGGCTGTAAGAAGATTGATGAACGG includes:
- the LOC127073382 gene encoding scopoletin glucosyltransferase; this translates as MEPNVEVERPLKLHFIPFLAAGHMIPLCDIATLFASRGQHVTIITTPSNVQFLTKSLSSADPFFLRLHTVDFPSQQVGLPDGVESMTNTPDPASSVKIYRGAVLLHEPIQDFMEKDPPDCIIGDFMFPWLNELATKLRIPNLAFNGFSLFTVSLMESIRINHLLHSNTDSESGSGSFVVPNFPHRITLSSTPPKVLAGFLENMLEKELKSNGLIVNNFAELDGEECIQHYEKITSHKAWHIGPASLIRRTVQEKADRGQESAVSVHECLSWLNSKGDNSVLYICFGSVCHYPAKQLYEIACAIEASGYEFIWVVPVKKGKEDNSEEEKEKWLPKGFEERNIEKNKGLIIRGWAPQVMILSHPAVGAFMTHCGWNSAVEAVGAGVPMITWPVAGEQFYNEKLITEVRGIGVKVGATEWCLTGFEEREKLVTRDVIEKAVRRLMNGEEAIQIRSRAQEFEEKARRAVQKGGSSEKNLLALIDDLKRLRDSRSLE